The sequence below is a genomic window from Acidilobus saccharovorans 345-15.
GCGCTTGGGCCCGAGGGCCACTGGACCGCCGTGTTGTAGCTCCCCTCGCTGCAGGTCTGCTCGTAGCTGTAGAAGGCCTCCGCCAGCTGGGTGAGGTTGTGGTCGTAGAGCCCAGTGAAGTTTATGCCGTCCCCCACCTCCTCAAGCCACTTGGCGTCAAGGATCGAGCCGCCCTGCGGGTCTGCAAGCGCGTCAAAGAACGCCACGGGGCCCACGGGCCTCACCAGGTGGAACGTCACGGTGTCGGTGGCGTTGTCGTAGGTTATGGCGTTCACGATCTCCTCCGCGCCCTGAGTGTCGTTGGGGGAGGTCACAACGAAGGTGAACGGCGTGTAGTTGGGTATGAGGTACTGGGTGAGTATCCAGCCTGGCGTGCCGGGAGTGCCGCCGGCGCAGAGCATGTCCCTTATGACGCTGTACCACACGTCATAGGCGGTTATCGGGTCGCCGTTGGCGGCCCTGAGGCCTGGCCTGACCTTGAAAACGTAAACAGTGTAGTTCGGCGATATGGCCCCGTAGAGGTGCCTGGCGGTCACGTTTGACCAGTTGCCCACGGTAGGTATGTACTCAGCAGCCATGGGTATGAACTTGGTAGTGTTAGCCCCAAAGTACTCTACGAGCGTTGAATAGACGTTAAGGAGCACCTCAAAGCCTATGTTGCCGTAGTCTATGTCTGGGTCGAAGCTGAAGGGACCTCCTGGCACGTTCTTAGCTACGACTATTGTTCCAGGGTTCGGAAGGTCGACGTCAAGCTTAAACATGGAGAACCTCAGGCCCCTGGACTCGACAGCCACGGTCTGCGTGTAGCTGTAGTTGAAGGTCTGGCCGCTTGACACGTTGAGCGTCTCTATGGTCAGCGTCAGCGGGTAGAGGCCGGGCTCGCTGAAGCTGACGTTCACCGGGTCCTCGGAGGGCCTCAGGTAAGTGTAGTTGCCGGTATCCAGGTACGCCGTGTAGTTCCTTGGGCTCACCTCTATTGTCGTGCCGTTGCCGAGGCTGAGGAAGTATTTGTATATGGTCATGTTCTGCCCCGAGGGCGGCTGAAGGTAGCCTATGAAGACACTGACCCTCTGCCCAACATCAAAGACTGGGGTGCCGTTTAAGCCGCTCACCGCAATTACCGGCACGCTGACCTCCTGGGACAGCCGCCCGCTGACGTTGGGGGTCACCAGGACCTCTATGAGTTCCTGCGACGTGGAGGCCACGACCCTGCCCCCCTTCATGAGCGCGTAGTATATCAGGTACCTGCCGGGCCACCTGTAGCTTACGGTCAGGTAGTCGCCCCTGACCGTGACGCTGGAGCCGTTGCCCAGGAACACCTCAGCCGAGTAGCCCGCCGGCGACGGTATGTAGAGGCTGAGCTGCTGGCCCGCCACCGCTGAGTAGGTGCTGGGGGCCGGCGGGGAGAGCTGCAGGACCGTGCGACTTCCCTGGGACCTTGTATGTTGGACGTAGGAGGCCGCCAGGGCAGCTACAACCACTAGTATGACAACGATTGCAAGGACCTTAAGGCGCACGCCGCTCCTATATCCAGCTTCCACCTCGGGTCTCGGGGGGTTAATGGAGCCCCCCTATTTAAGCGTTACAATGAGAAGGCCAGGGCAACAGCTTATTAGTTCTGGAAAGTCACCGCCTCTGCTCTAAGTTATTGCCCGTGCTGGGGTCGTAAAGCGAGACCGCCTCGGCGGGCACGCTGAAGCTGACCCTGTCCCCCCTGTTAACCGTTGAGAGCGACGGGTAGACGACCCTCAGCAGCTGCCCATCGCCCATGTCAAGGTGTATTACGGTGTAGGCTCCAACCCTCTCCACCATGGATACGGTGCCTGAGAGCTCCCCCTCGCCGACCCTTATGTCCTCCGGCCTGAAGCCAAATATGACCTCCTGGCCCTCCTTGACGAGCTTCCTGTACTCCTCGGGCACGGGGACCCTAAGCTTGCCCTTCTTGGCAACTATGTAGTTGCCTGACACGACCCCGTCGAACAGGTTCATGGGCGGGTTGCCCACGAACGACGCCACCCAGGCGTTCTTCGGCCTCCTGTAGACCTCCATTGGGTCCCCGAAGTCCTGTATTACCCCGTCGTGGAGGACCGCCAGCTTGGTCGCCAGGGACAGGGCCTCCACCTGGTCGTGCGTCACGTAAACTATGGTTGTGCCGAGCTGCCTGTGGAGCTGCTTGAGCTCCTCCCTGGCGAATACCCTGACCTGGGCGTCGAGGTTCGCCATGGGCTCGTCCATGAGAAGTATGTCGGCCCCCTTGACCAGGGCCTTGGCTATGGCGACCCTCTGCTTCTGCCCCCCGCTGAGCTCCGAGGGCTTCTTCTGAAGGATGTCGCTTATCCTTAGCATCTCCGCGACCCTCCTGACCTCGCGGTCTATCTCGTCCTTGGGCCTGTGGGCCAGCCTCAGAGGGAAGGCTATGTTGTCGTACACGTTCATGAACGGGTAGATGGCGTAGCTCTGGAAGACCATGGCCACCCTCCTGTCCTTGGGCGGCATGTCGTCGACTAGCTCACCCCTCAAGTACACGTGCCCCTTGTCCTGCCTCAGGAGGCCGGCTATGATTCTCAGCAGCGTCGTCTTGCCCTCCCCTGAGGGGCCCAGCACCACGACCAGCTCGCCCTTGTCGACGTTCATGTTGAGGCCCCTGAGGGGGGTCGCGGTGACGTTCTTGGTCCTGTAGGTCTTCCACACGTCCTCAAGCCTTATGTACTCCATGTCAACCCCACCTGAGCTTAGCATGCCTGCATTTAAAATCACTTTATGCCGGCCAGGCTGCTGTAGGCCTTGGTCATCATCCTCTGCGACACCAGGAACAGGGCCATGAGCGGTATTCCCATCAGCACGGCCCCTGCCGCGAATATGTTATAGTTAG
It includes:
- a CDS encoding ABC transporter substrate-binding protein; translated protein: MRLKVLAIVVILVVVAALAASYVQHTRSQGSRTVLQLSPPAPSTYSAVAGQQLSLYIPSPAGYSAEVFLGNGSSVTVRGDYLTVSYRWPGRYLIYYALMKGGRVVASTSQELIEVLVTPNVSGRLSQEVSVPVIAVSGLNGTPVFDVGQRVSVFIGYLQPPSGQNMTIYKYFLSLGNGTTIEVSPRNYTAYLDTGNYTYLRPSEDPVNVSFSEPGLYPLTLTIETLNVSSGQTFNYSYTQTVAVESRGLRFSMFKLDVDLPNPGTIVVAKNVPGGPFSFDPDIDYGNIGFEVLLNVYSTLVEYFGANTTKFIPMAAEYIPTVGNWSNVTARHLYGAISPNYTVYVFKVRPGLRAANGDPITAYDVWYSVIRDMLCAGGTPGTPGWILTQYLIPNYTPFTFVVTSPNDTQGAEEIVNAITYDNATDTVTFHLVRPVGPVAFFDALADPQGGSILDAKWLEEVGDGINFTGLYDHNLTQLAEAFYSYEQTCSEGSYNTAVQWPSGPSAGFTGPYYIAVYTPGQSVVLKPNPYWPTNITYFPRPNDTVIIEWVKDPTTAYELFASGQADIVTNLPTSYIPRLLQLESQGKAVIYSFSPSLLEWFFAFNLQVNESLLSQLNPAYHIPGWYFANPLVREAFAYAFNYTEYIDDIVGNVKYHFNFGSLYCGALVPGLDIYIPPSELTGCPTFNLTYAKQLLEESGFYNVSVYFPIVISSGDTTDYTAAQMWAAALHNIDPNINAVPMYLPQAVIEAYQVPGQNGLPIYYWYWSADYPMADDFMNGMYLEAGDYALPDGWNATYLENLSAYFNQSRVSYPGLSPSVEPEIGRWLWQEAVEYINMNNTIGVANYYDIAGNYTGAYELYRQAEQEAMSLYMYVYTIYQNALMVTKPYMHGYMGMISWQENPMWGGIDDYAYFWWVKG
- a CDS encoding ABC transporter ATP-binding protein, with translation MEYIRLEDVWKTYRTKNVTATPLRGLNMNVDKGELVVVLGPSGEGKTTLLRIIAGLLRQDKGHVYLRGELVDDMPPKDRRVAMVFQSYAIYPFMNVYDNIAFPLRLAHRPKDEIDREVRRVAEMLRISDILQKKPSELSGGQKQRVAIAKALVKGADILLMDEPMANLDAQVRVFAREELKQLHRQLGTTIVYVTHDQVEALSLATKLAVLHDGVIQDFGDPMEVYRRPKNAWVASFVGNPPMNLFDGVVSGNYIVAKKGKLRVPVPEEYRKLVKEGQEVIFGFRPEDIRVGEGELSGTVSMVERVGAYTVIHLDMGDGQLLRVVYPSLSTVNRGDRVSFSVPAEAVSLYDPSTGNNLEQRR